A single genomic interval of Fibrobacter sp. UWB13 harbors:
- a CDS encoding glycoside hydrolase family 30 beta sandwich domain-containing protein codes for MKKYLISTALLAASAYAASVTVDPSATAQKVTGFGGASVYYQSWIKNLPAADQEALFDTAFTGLNISLLRVGNWYQDEDITKVQDDIDIVKAAKTRLGDHMKIQMSSWSAPAKLKPSGNLNGKVDGQKIKSQNTLKPSNSDPYGKYVYSDFANWWKKSLEAYKAAGISPDYVSLQNEPDMEADYEETLFEPTETNEIAGYKEALNAVYDAVKGQTKLIGPEPLGIGYSNFEKYAKELDANKLDGYSYHLYNAGDGNDNSGNNYLDPENFRKPMKAIADVYGKGDKPIIMTEFCPMLDEPREKDMLGLAQIMQIGFTDGRLSGYIAWQLFWGYHSQMIGVCPGAGWDLDGSGKYVCDDAGFKIFPEYHAMRHYSKFVNPGASVIASTTAEANLKTVAFLSANGDSISTILINTGSTAIQLDNPAITGYGLVTAVQSKENGLKSKNISVAACTVLPARSITTLVYKKGAAASAVATCKDETSDASYIEPEIKPSADVVIVDYTTSTDVSGWQAMDDKLSAVTYGTTAIDGIAGYASVPLAGCDQSEESCGYQNQLLNISAEGAKALASCESLIITMHSQGTSDAYVNVGGAAGGSWVDYEYGKPASASKWSETKVSLKKEGENGSTALTFNSESAGIYIAKIVATGCKSASAIKSFRQQVLNDSKTLAMIFDMNGNLVWKGLKSEALNENGTLKPSIRQGAYILKTKSNVQRVFKK; via the coding sequence ATGAAAAAATATTTGATTTCGACGGCGTTACTCGCAGCTAGCGCCTATGCCGCAAGCGTAACAGTCGATCCAAGCGCAACAGCCCAGAAAGTTACGGGATTCGGTGGCGCAAGCGTTTACTACCAAAGCTGGATCAAGAACCTCCCCGCAGCAGACCAAGAAGCACTTTTCGATACCGCATTCACGGGTCTTAACATATCCTTGCTCCGTGTGGGTAACTGGTACCAGGACGAAGATATTACGAAAGTCCAGGACGACATCGACATCGTCAAAGCTGCCAAGACCCGCCTCGGCGACCACATGAAAATCCAGATGTCCAGCTGGTCTGCTCCGGCAAAGCTCAAGCCGAGCGGCAACTTGAACGGTAAAGTGGACGGACAAAAGATCAAGAGCCAGAACACGCTCAAGCCCTCGAACAGCGACCCGTATGGCAAATACGTCTACAGTGATTTTGCCAACTGGTGGAAGAAGAGCCTCGAAGCCTACAAGGCAGCAGGCATCTCTCCGGACTATGTTTCTCTCCAGAACGAACCAGACATGGAAGCCGATTATGAAGAAACACTCTTTGAACCGACAGAAACTAACGAAATCGCCGGTTACAAGGAAGCCTTGAACGCCGTCTATGACGCCGTGAAGGGACAGACCAAGCTAATCGGCCCGGAACCGCTCGGTATTGGCTACAGCAACTTTGAAAAGTACGCCAAGGAACTCGATGCCAACAAGCTCGATGGCTACTCCTACCATCTTTACAACGCCGGTGATGGTAACGACAACTCCGGTAACAACTACCTGGACCCGGAAAACTTCCGCAAGCCCATGAAGGCCATCGCCGACGTCTACGGCAAGGGCGACAAGCCCATCATCATGACGGAATTCTGCCCGATGCTCGACGAACCGCGCGAAAAGGACATGCTCGGCCTCGCCCAGATCATGCAGATCGGCTTTACCGACGGTCGCCTCTCCGGCTACATCGCCTGGCAACTTTTCTGGGGTTACCACTCCCAGATGATCGGCGTCTGCCCGGGTGCAGGTTGGGACCTCGATGGCTCCGGCAAGTACGTCTGTGACGATGCAGGTTTCAAGATTTTCCCGGAATACCATGCCATGCGTCACTATTCCAAGTTCGTGAATCCTGGTGCAAGCGTCATCGCCTCCACGACTGCCGAAGCTAACCTCAAGACGGTCGCCTTCCTCAGTGCAAACGGTGATTCCATCTCGACCATCCTTATCAATACGGGTAGCACCGCCATTCAGCTCGACAATCCTGCCATCACGGGCTACGGCCTCGTTACCGCAGTGCAGTCCAAGGAAAACGGTCTTAAGAGCAAGAACATTTCTGTTGCTGCATGCACCGTTCTCCCGGCACGTTCCATCACGACGCTCGTTTACAAGAAGGGTGCTGCCGCTTCTGCTGTTGCAACCTGCAAGGACGAAACAAGCGACGCTAGCTACATCGAACCGGAAATTAAGCCGAGCGCAGACGTAGTCATTGTCGATTACACGACTTCGACCGACGTTTCTGGCTGGCAGGCAATGGACGACAAGCTCTCCGCAGTTACCTACGGCACCACCGCTATTGACGGTATCGCCGGTTACGCAAGCGTTCCGCTCGCCGGTTGCGACCAGTCCGAAGAATCTTGCGGCTATCAGAACCAGCTTTTGAACATCAGCGCCGAAGGCGCCAAGGCACTAGCCTCTTGCGAAAGCCTCATCATCACCATGCATAGCCAGGGCACTTCGGACGCTTACGTGAACGTGGGCGGCGCCGCAGGCGGCAGCTGGGTCGATTACGAATACGGCAAGCCGGCTTCGGCAAGCAAGTGGAGCGAAACAAAAGTTTCCCTCAAGAAGGAAGGTGAAAACGGTTCTACCGCACTCACGTTCAACAGCGAATCTGCAGGCATCTACATTGCAAAGATTGTCGCCACGGGCTGCAAGAGCGCAAGCGCCATCAAATCGTTCCGTCAGCAGGTCCTGAACGACAGCAAGACATTGGCAATGATTTTTGACATGAACGGCAACCTCGTTTGGAAGGGTCTCAAGAGCGAAGCTCTCAACGAAAACGGAACGCTCAAGCCGAGCATCCGTCAAGGCGCCTACATTTTGAAAACAAAATCTAATGTTCAGCGCGTCTTCAAGAAGTAA
- a CDS encoding FISUMP domain-containing protein translates to MQYKNLSVAGCAALMFGLIACSGEDGTDGVNGTNGLNGTSCEVKSLKDDSGYKVLCGGDSVGVLLHGKNGATGKQGVTGATGATGKTGKTGATGATGKDGASCTVEAITDGYSVLCGGKQVGVLKNGVAGESCTTSEATDGIKITCGSTETILRNKKCSVTETAAKDGTKGLQMECDDGTSGVVWDGKNGADGTNGTDGINGEDGTSCTAQTIKDEKNGKEGIQMFCGETLVGTVWNGEDGNDGVSCTSVDKGTGMVEVTCGDADPITIFKAMCGEDFYDPANKFCVFGKLYDKCDGKAYVLNEETCIDNKIVPLCLEYQLLKNGNYKFVTKRGIQDGEFCWNGIITPKCGGKEFGQHEYCGKDKDGKTDVVLSYCDNSYAEGGITVADAYSTLGVELSPRPVEGDEPAPAEEKESLYGNLVGKALEAYDAAKLKTFYEKLEAAKNRCEGIEYAKWCGDEMYDKTKQFCDIRDNRIYKYAQLKGVDGIWWMNENLAFEYKLPKVVTTDDVESIDQVMGEVNFEEKVFENFEATEGRYYTWKSAKGEGDFRNNMTEGEIKKLNVEDQTSGACPAGWRLPTKDELDLLQAAGANVENEYGFDDVGFDFTAVGYYDANNNKVMKGDYAYFWSDTEDEDEVKQAYGLVVMDKASSEVNTTNKVYAFTVRCVSDTDPAVDAK, encoded by the coding sequence ATGCAATACAAGAACCTCAGTGTTGCGGGTTGTGCCGCACTCATGTTTGGTCTCATCGCATGTTCTGGCGAAGATGGAACAGACGGTGTTAATGGAACTAACGGCTTGAATGGTACAAGCTGCGAAGTCAAGTCATTGAAAGATGACAGTGGCTATAAGGTGCTTTGCGGAGGGGATTCTGTAGGCGTCTTGTTACACGGTAAGAATGGTGCAACGGGTAAGCAGGGTGTTACTGGTGCTACCGGTGCAACGGGTAAAACTGGTAAAACAGGTGCTACCGGTGCTACAGGTAAGGACGGCGCTAGCTGTACTGTAGAAGCTATTACCGATGGCTATTCTGTGCTTTGCGGTGGCAAGCAAGTTGGTGTCTTGAAAAACGGTGTTGCCGGTGAATCTTGCACGACTTCTGAAGCAACTGACGGCATTAAGATTACTTGCGGATCTACCGAAACCATTCTTAGAAATAAGAAGTGCTCTGTCACGGAAACCGCAGCCAAGGATGGCACAAAGGGCCTTCAGATGGAGTGCGATGACGGAACCTCCGGTGTCGTGTGGGACGGTAAGAATGGTGCCGATGGTACCAATGGTACCGACGGTATCAACGGTGAAGATGGTACCAGCTGTACTGCTCAGACCATCAAGGACGAAAAGAACGGTAAGGAAGGTATCCAGATGTTCTGCGGTGAAACGCTTGTTGGTACCGTATGGAATGGCGAAGACGGTAACGATGGTGTAAGCTGCACAAGTGTGGACAAAGGAACCGGAATGGTGGAAGTGACTTGCGGTGACGCGGATCCGATCACCATCTTCAAGGCTATGTGCGGTGAAGATTTCTACGATCCTGCCAATAAGTTCTGCGTCTTTGGCAAGCTTTATGACAAGTGCGATGGAAAGGCATATGTCCTTAATGAAGAAACCTGTATCGATAATAAGATCGTTCCGCTCTGCTTGGAATACCAGCTGCTGAAAAATGGTAACTATAAGTTTGTTACCAAGCGTGGCATTCAGGATGGTGAATTCTGCTGGAATGGCATCATTACTCCGAAGTGCGGTGGCAAGGAATTCGGTCAGCATGAATACTGCGGTAAGGACAAGGACGGAAAGACTGACGTTGTCTTGTCGTACTGCGATAATTCTTATGCTGAAGGCGGAATTACTGTTGCTGATGCTTACAGTACCCTCGGTGTAGAGTTGTCTCCTCGCCCAGTTGAAGGTGACGAACCGGCTCCTGCCGAAGAAAAGGAAAGCCTCTATGGCAACTTGGTCGGTAAAGCTCTTGAAGCTTATGATGCTGCAAAGCTGAAAACGTTCTATGAAAAGCTTGAAGCCGCAAAGAACCGTTGTGAAGGTATCGAGTATGCTAAGTGGTGCGGTGACGAAATGTACGACAAGACTAAGCAGTTCTGCGATATTCGTGACAACCGTATCTATAAGTATGCTCAGCTCAAGGGCGTAGACGGTATCTGGTGGATGAATGAAAACCTCGCGTTCGAATACAAGCTGCCTAAGGTTGTTACGACGGATGATGTTGAATCTATCGACCAGGTTATGGGTGAAGTTAATTTCGAAGAAAAGGTCTTTGAAAACTTCGAAGCTACTGAAGGCCGTTACTATACTTGGAAATCTGCAAAGGGTGAAGGTGACTTCAGAAATAACATGACAGAAGGCGAAATCAAGAAACTTAACGTTGAGGATCAGACTTCTGGTGCATGCCCGGCTGGTTGGAGATTGCCGACTAAGGACGAACTTGATCTGCTCCAGGCTGCTGGTGCCAATGTTGAGAACGAATATGGTTTCGATGACGTTGGTTTCGATTTCACGGCGGTAGGCTACTACGACGCTAACAACAATAAGGTCATGAAGGGTGATTACGCTTACTTCTGGTCTGATACTGAAGATGAGGATGAAGTGAAGCAGGCTTATGGCTTGGTTGTCATGGACAAGGCAAGTAGTGAAGTCAACACGACTAACAAGGTCTACGCCTTCACGGTCCGCTGCGTCTCTGACACTGACCCTGCAGTTGATGCTAAATAA
- a CDS encoding NAD(P)H-dependent glycerol-3-phosphate dehydrogenase — MKVTVLGTGGWGLTLGQVVYENKNELTFWTNSQAEVDLLSTEHQYKDKLPGVIFPADFKYTTDMHAALEGCDMVLIVVPSQFMAGVAANLGSWTPAKGKEPIVVCATKGILEGTDQLMSEVILEKVPWLTEDKMVAFSGPSHAEEVSRHVLTAIVAACVNEDSAKVVQQAMSCSYLRVYTSTDIVGVELCGSVKNVIAIASGVLYGLEASGKFKIGDNTRAAILTRGQAEMCRLGKALGAKPETFAGLAGMGDLIVTCLSQHSRNRYVGEHIGKGETLEQVLAGMKMIAEGVPTCRSTRALAKKLGVEMPIVEAVYQMLFENRKVEDVVKEIWGRELKAENWA; from the coding sequence ATGAAAGTTACAGTTTTAGGTACCGGTGGCTGGGGCCTGACCCTCGGTCAAGTTGTTTACGAAAACAAGAACGAACTCACTTTTTGGACCAATTCCCAAGCAGAAGTTGACCTTCTCTCCACCGAACACCAGTACAAGGATAAGCTTCCTGGCGTTATTTTCCCGGCTGATTTTAAGTACACGACCGACATGCACGCCGCTCTTGAAGGCTGTGACATGGTCCTTATCGTTGTTCCGTCTCAGTTTATGGCTGGCGTTGCCGCAAATCTTGGCTCTTGGACCCCTGCAAAGGGCAAGGAACCGATTGTCGTTTGCGCCACAAAGGGTATTCTCGAAGGTACTGACCAGCTCATGAGCGAAGTTATCCTCGAAAAGGTGCCTTGGCTGACTGAAGACAAGATGGTTGCCTTTAGCGGTCCGTCTCATGCCGAAGAAGTGAGCCGCCACGTGCTCACCGCTATTGTCGCAGCTTGCGTGAACGAAGACTCTGCAAAGGTTGTACAGCAGGCAATGAGCTGCTCTTACCTCCGCGTCTATACTTCGACTGATATTGTCGGTGTGGAACTCTGCGGTTCCGTGAAGAACGTGATTGCAATTGCTTCCGGCGTGCTCTATGGCCTCGAAGCTAGTGGCAAGTTCAAGATTGGTGACAATACCCGCGCTGCCATCCTTACGCGTGGTCAGGCTGAAATGTGCCGCTTGGGCAAGGCTCTCGGTGCAAAGCCCGAAACGTTTGCCGGTCTCGCCGGCATGGGCGACCTCATCGTGACTTGCCTTTCCCAGCACAGCCGTAACCGCTACGTGGGCGAACACATTGGTAAGGGCGAAACGCTCGAACAGGTGCTTGCTGGCATGAAGATGATTGCCGAAGGTGTCCCGACTTGCCGTAGTACGCGCGCTCTTGCGAAGAAACTTGGCGTTGAAATGCCGATTGTCGAAGCCGTTTATCAGATGTTGTTCGAAAACCGCAAGGTCGAAGACGTGGTCAAGGAAATCTGGGGCCGCGAACTCAAGGCTGAAAACTGGGCTTAG
- the plsY gene encoding glycerol-3-phosphate 1-O-acyltransferase PlsY, with protein MLGSIPSAIWIAKLAKGKDFDIRDYGSKNAGLTNTFRVLGWKPALPVVFMDLLKGFFGPFIAQKMCEAQVAAGGADYSAWVPLVAGLLVILGHSFTCFAGFRGGKGVLAALGVFLAISPLTVLCAFALWIILTVTTKYVSVGSIFGCGLLGALSIFGYVCPEYYFESINLGQMILAVIVAVFVIVKHKSNIKRLLNGTENGFGSKRKTNA; from the coding sequence TTGCTGGGGTCGATCCCCAGCGCCATATGGATCGCAAAACTCGCGAAAGGTAAGGACTTTGACATTCGTGATTACGGCTCCAAAAATGCGGGCCTCACGAATACATTCCGTGTGCTCGGCTGGAAGCCTGCTCTCCCGGTCGTGTTCATGGATCTTTTGAAGGGTTTCTTTGGACCGTTCATCGCCCAGAAAATGTGCGAAGCACAGGTCGCCGCTGGCGGCGCCGATTACAGCGCATGGGTCCCGCTTGTTGCAGGTCTCCTCGTGATTCTCGGCCACAGCTTCACTTGCTTTGCAGGCTTCCGCGGTGGTAAGGGCGTGCTTGCTGCACTTGGCGTGTTCCTTGCGATTTCGCCCTTGACGGTTCTTTGCGCATTTGCCCTCTGGATTATCCTCACGGTCACCACGAAGTACGTCTCCGTCGGTAGCATCTTCGGGTGCGGACTTCTCGGCGCACTTTCCATCTTTGGCTATGTCTGCCCAGAATACTACTTCGAAAGCATCAACCTTGGCCAGATGATTCTCGCCGTGATTGTCGCCGTGTTCGTCATTGTGAAGCACAAGTCGAACATCAAGCGCCTCCTCAACGGCACCGAGAACGGCTTCGGCTCTAAGCGCAAAACAAATGCGTAG
- the der gene encoding ribosome biogenesis GTPase Der, with translation MKLPIVCIIGRPNVGKSSLFNRILGRRAAVVSDRDGVTRDRHYQNAIYKGHEFTVVDTGGFLPDDSIDVLADSVRTQIFNAVNEADLVLFMVDIRVGITKLDQQFARLIRKLDKKVILVANKSELQGDRQESYEFLKLGFGQPRTVSALTGYACLSLLDEVVSVLPTPVRGERREERPVRFAILGRPNAGKSTLLNRLLNEDRAVVSDIPGTTRDSIDCDFVVDGQKFVVTDTAGLRKKARVEDEVEVFSNMRTLESIRRSDLSVLVVDCTRGMEIQDYRIITEIRKAGKGLVVVLNKWDILPNKNDKSFDHMVKELLEREPMLEFVPILSISAKEGQRVGRVIQAIQTVYANCRRVLGRDRVAESFANFLQEKAPPSHNGRVVMLTRACQIMVEPPVIDIETRTPELVDESYKRYLLKKFYDEFQLQGAPLRLNFDRKLTLRKDEELEQFTESSNSVLAGVDPQRHMDRKTRER, from the coding sequence ATGAAATTACCTATCGTTTGCATAATTGGACGTCCGAACGTCGGAAAGTCCTCCCTCTTCAATCGCATTCTTGGCCGCCGTGCCGCCGTGGTGAGCGACCGCGATGGTGTTACCCGCGACCGTCATTACCAGAATGCGATTTACAAGGGTCACGAATTTACAGTCGTCGATACGGGTGGATTCTTGCCCGATGATTCTATCGACGTCTTGGCGGACAGCGTCCGAACCCAGATTTTTAACGCCGTGAACGAAGCCGACCTCGTGCTTTTCATGGTCGATATCCGCGTGGGCATCACCAAGCTCGACCAGCAGTTTGCACGCCTCATCCGCAAGCTCGACAAGAAGGTCATCCTCGTCGCGAACAAGAGCGAATTGCAGGGCGACCGCCAGGAAAGCTACGAATTCCTCAAACTCGGCTTTGGTCAGCCGCGTACCGTCAGTGCCTTGACCGGCTACGCTTGCCTCTCGCTCTTGGACGAAGTGGTCTCCGTGCTCCCGACTCCGGTGCGTGGCGAACGCCGCGAAGAACGCCCGGTGCGTTTTGCCATTCTCGGTCGCCCGAATGCAGGCAAGAGTACGCTCCTCAACCGCCTGTTGAACGAAGATCGCGCTGTGGTCTCCGACATCCCGGGTACAACCCGCGACTCTATCGACTGTGACTTTGTCGTTGACGGACAAAAGTTTGTCGTTACCGATACCGCAGGCCTCCGCAAAAAGGCTCGCGTCGAAGACGAAGTGGAAGTCTTCAGCAACATGCGTACGCTCGAAAGCATCCGCCGTTCTGACTTGTCTGTGCTCGTCGTCGATTGCACGCGCGGCATGGAAATCCAGGACTACCGCATCATCACGGAAATCCGCAAGGCGGGCAAGGGCCTCGTCGTCGTGCTGAACAAATGGGATATCCTCCCGAACAAGAACGACAAGTCTTTTGATCACATGGTCAAGGAACTCCTCGAACGCGAACCGATGCTTGAATTTGTACCGATTCTCTCGATCAGTGCCAAGGAAGGCCAGCGCGTAGGCCGCGTGATTCAGGCTATCCAGACCGTCTATGCCAACTGCCGCCGTGTGCTTGGCCGTGACCGCGTTGCCGAAAGCTTTGCGAACTTCTTGCAGGAGAAAGCTCCTCCGAGCCACAATGGACGAGTCGTTATGCTTACCCGTGCCTGCCAGATCATGGTGGAACCGCCGGTCATCGACATCGAAACCCGCACGCCGGAACTTGTCGACGAATCGTACAAGCGCTACTTGCTCAAAAAGTTTTATGACGAATTCCAGTTGCAGGGCGCTCCGCTCCGCTTGAATTTCGATAGAAAGTTAACCCTCAGAAAGGATGAAGAACTTGAACAGTTTACTGAGTCTTCCAATAGCGTACTTGCTGGGGTCGATCCCCAGCGCCATATGGATCGCAAAACTCGCGAAAGGTAA
- the aroE gene encoding shikimate dehydrogenase, with protein MASINGKTETLCIFGHPVAHSKSPAMHNALFDALGINAAYLPYAPEPENFAQAIQGFKAMKFHGANVTIPYKTEFFNADGTARLVDELSEISKFTGSVNTLYWKDGVVGGTLCGTTTDPYGCVRNLEENGVNPSSKKIALLGNGGAAQSIAFTLVEQRNELTIVCRTKEKGEALAGSLNKFFQSGNASDKNFKTVQVTTFGEFANISANFDIIINATSVGMSPNIDASPITDECLHKGQVVCDIVYTPPHTKLLQMAEAKGCKIVTGEGMLVHQGLESFKKWFPKETENKTNEELTAIMRKGMQG; from the coding sequence TTGGCTTCCATAAACGGAAAGACGGAAACTCTTTGCATTTTCGGGCATCCGGTTGCTCACAGCAAATCGCCCGCTATGCACAACGCCCTTTTTGACGCCCTTGGCATCAATGCGGCTTATCTCCCCTACGCACCCGAACCAGAAAATTTCGCCCAAGCGATTCAAGGCTTCAAGGCGATGAAGTTCCATGGTGCAAACGTCACCATCCCCTACAAGACGGAATTCTTCAATGCAGACGGAACTGCCCGCCTGGTGGATGAACTTTCAGAAATTTCGAAGTTCACCGGTAGCGTGAACACGCTGTACTGGAAAGATGGCGTTGTCGGTGGGACTCTCTGCGGAACGACGACAGACCCTTACGGTTGCGTGCGAAATCTCGAAGAGAATGGCGTAAATCCGTCTAGCAAGAAGATTGCACTCCTCGGAAACGGAGGTGCCGCCCAGTCGATTGCTTTTACGCTTGTGGAACAAAGAAACGAGCTTACTATTGTTTGCCGCACCAAGGAAAAAGGCGAAGCTCTTGCGGGTTCTTTGAACAAGTTTTTCCAGTCCGGCAATGCAAGCGACAAGAATTTCAAGACCGTTCAGGTCACGACGTTTGGTGAATTTGCAAATATTTCCGCAAACTTTGACATCATCATCAACGCGACCTCGGTCGGCATGAGCCCAAACATTGATGCCTCCCCCATTACAGACGAATGTCTGCACAAGGGTCAGGTTGTCTGCGACATTGTCTACACACCGCCACACACCAAGCTTTTGCAGATGGCAGAAGCCAAAGGTTGCAAGATTGTGACCGGAGAAGGCATGCTCGTACACCAGGGCCTCGAAAGCTTTAAAAAGTGGTTCCCGAAGGAAACCGAAAACAAAACAAACGAAGAACTTACTGCGATTATGCGCAAAGGAATGCAGGGCTAA
- the aroB gene encoding 3-dehydroquinate synthase, protein MKKHLYFTGFMASGKSRTGRALADRLGRPFVDTDNVIVERAGKSISEIFEQEGEAAFRKMERDVIAEIAQSEKPLVVSLGGGALTQAENLKVIRENGTIIRLWAKPEVLSERIGRKNTRPLLANLSDEERLEKIKQMLKDREKNYANADFSVESSNDYSETHVTERIMHMLKFWESHALDVHPSEGGRYPIFIGKNIVPDAAIMLEGLRLAPTYEFLICTDTTIAKEQNTKLSELRGQAGRCPIFKFQAGEGHKTLHNLNQLYSFMLHRGYTRKSCLLQFSGGVVGDMAGFGAATYQRGIPFVQFPTTLLSMVDSSVGGKVAVNHAEGKNMIGAFYQPKAVVCDISVLNTLPPTEYLAGLAEIVKYGVIYDEEFFTYLENNVEKIKAHNFDVLKHMIFRSCQIKAEVVGIDEKEAGLRAILNYGHTFGHAIEKLTHYELYSHGIAVSLGMRVAARAAVLLGKLSKEDEQRQNKLLDDLGFPKTYNTDVEAAWAAMAVDKKAEKGTRVYILPTKIGKVEKVCNIDKGIIANAWKAIQASEV, encoded by the coding sequence ATGAAGAAGCATCTCTACTTTACCGGATTCATGGCCAGCGGCAAGAGCCGTACAGGTCGCGCCCTCGCAGACCGCCTCGGACGCCCGTTTGTCGATACGGATAACGTCATTGTAGAACGCGCCGGCAAGTCCATTAGCGAAATTTTTGAACAAGAAGGCGAAGCCGCTTTCCGCAAGATGGAACGCGACGTGATTGCCGAAATTGCACAGAGCGAAAAGCCTCTCGTTGTATCTCTCGGCGGTGGTGCTCTCACGCAGGCCGAAAACTTGAAGGTCATCCGCGAAAACGGAACGATTATCCGCCTGTGGGCAAAGCCCGAAGTGCTTTCGGAACGCATTGGCCGCAAGAACACGCGCCCGCTCCTTGCAAACCTTTCGGACGAAGAACGCCTCGAAAAGATCAAGCAGATGCTGAAAGACCGCGAAAAGAATTACGCCAATGCGGACTTTAGCGTCGAAAGCTCGAACGACTATTCCGAAACGCACGTCACGGAACGCATTATGCACATGCTCAAGTTCTGGGAAAGCCATGCACTTGACGTGCACCCGAGCGAAGGTGGCCGCTACCCGATTTTCATCGGCAAGAACATTGTGCCGGACGCCGCAATTATGCTTGAAGGCTTACGTCTTGCCCCGACTTACGAATTCTTGATTTGCACGGACACGACGATTGCCAAGGAACAGAACACGAAGCTTTCGGAACTCCGCGGTCAGGCAGGCCGTTGCCCGATTTTCAAGTTCCAGGCAGGCGAAGGCCACAAGACGCTCCACAACTTGAACCAACTTTACAGTTTCATGTTGCACCGCGGTTACACCCGCAAGAGCTGCCTTTTGCAGTTCAGCGGCGGTGTCGTAGGTGACATGGCTGGCTTTGGTGCCGCCACGTACCAGCGCGGCATTCCGTTTGTGCAGTTCCCGACAACGCTCTTGTCGATGGTCGACAGTTCCGTTGGCGGTAAAGTCGCCGTGAACCATGCCGAAGGCAAGAACATGATTGGCGCTTTCTACCAGCCGAAAGCGGTTGTCTGCGACATTTCTGTGCTGAACACGCTCCCCCCCACCGAATACTTAGCAGGTCTTGCCGAAATCGTCAAGTACGGCGTGATTTACGATGAAGAATTCTTCACCTACCTTGAAAATAACGTTGAAAAGATCAAGGCTCACAACTTTGACGTGTTGAAGCACATGATTTTCCGCAGTTGCCAAATCAAGGCCGAAGTGGTCGGCATCGACGAAAAGGAAGCAGGCCTCCGCGCCATCCTCAATTACGGTCACACGTTCGGTCACGCCATTGAAAAGCTTACGCATTACGAGCTCTACAGCCACGGCATCGCCGTTTCTTTGGGCATGCGAGTGGCCGCACGCGCTGCAGTGCTCCTCGGAAAGCTCTCGAAAGAAGACGAACAGCGCCAAAACAAATTGCTCGACGATCTCGGATTCCCGAAGACATACAACACGGATGTCGAAGCGGCTTGGGCTGCAATGGCAGTCGACAAGAAGGCAGAAAAGGGCACTAGAGTTTATATTTTGCCTACAAAGATTGGAAAGGTCGAAAAAGTTTGTAATATTGATAAGGGTATTATTGCAAATGCCTGGAAAGCCATCCAGGCAAGTGAGGTTTAG
- a CDS encoding GDP-mannose 4,6-dehydratase, which produces MSILVTGGTGSLGYSILSNLSGTNHELYSFSDELPQPWQKVEGVQYLTGDLLDFRNVLEMIQKVSPTHIYHLASQSSVGLSYKKPYETLNINLLGTQTLLEAVRQVVPKAKVLLLSSSEIYGRTEQQLTYLHKETDPPNPLTPYATSKACMEILGNQFRNANGLHIVFARPFHFTGPHHSRRFVIPSIAYQLVKIKYYGAEPVIYSGSLDVSRDVVDVRDVARAAIQILNTAESGEAFNICCGKSYTFRELVEMLVDISGVSVDFRFDPGYDRCNDIPLLIGDPTKIMNLGWKPMICMEDCLSDLFNEMVVRRRVELKMGMGRDLRL; this is translated from the coding sequence ATGAGTATATTGGTTACCGGGGGAACGGGATCACTTGGGTACAGTATTCTATCTAACTTAAGCGGCACCAATCACGAGCTGTACAGCTTCAGTGATGAACTTCCGCAGCCGTGGCAAAAGGTCGAAGGAGTACAGTACCTGACCGGTGATTTGCTGGACTTCAGAAATGTGCTGGAAATGATTCAGAAAGTTTCCCCGACGCACATTTACCATCTGGCAAGCCAATCCTCTGTGGGGCTCAGCTACAAGAAGCCTTACGAAACGCTCAACATCAACTTGTTGGGTACACAAACGCTCCTCGAAGCAGTGCGACAGGTTGTGCCGAAGGCAAAAGTCTTGCTCCTCAGCAGTAGCGAAATCTATGGCAGGACGGAACAGCAACTGACTTACTTGCACAAGGAAACAGACCCTCCTAACCCGCTCACTCCGTATGCCACGTCCAAGGCATGCATGGAAATATTGGGAAACCAGTTCCGCAATGCAAACGGTCTGCATATCGTGTTTGCTCGTCCGTTCCACTTTACAGGTCCGCACCACAGCCGCCGCTTTGTAATCCCTTCCATCGCCTACCAGTTGGTGAAGATAAAGTATTACGGAGCAGAACCGGTCATTTATTCGGGAAGCCTCGACGTAAGCCGTGACGTGGTTGACGTGCGTGACGTTGCCCGCGCTGCCATCCAGATTTTGAACACCGCCGAATCCGGCGAAGCGTTCAACATTTGCTGTGGAAAGTCCTACACGTTCCGTGAACTCGTGGAAATGCTCGTGGACATCTCCGGCGTGAGCGTGGACTTCCGTTTTGACCCGGGTTACGACCGTTGCAACGACATTCCACTCTTGATTGGCGACCCCACCAAGATCATGAATCTCGGCTGGAAGCCCATGATTTGCATGGAAGATTGCCTCTCGGATTTGTTCAACGAAATGGTGGTCCGCCGCCGCGTAGAACTCAAGATGGGCATGGGTCGCGATTTGCGTCTGTAA